AGCGGGGCCAGGTCCGACACAGTGGTGTCGCCGCCGTAGGCGGGCGTGCCGAGCCACAGTTCCAGGTCGGTGAGCGCGGGCAGTTCCGAGTCGAACACCGCCTGGACGAACGTCCGGGACAGCCCGCCGCTCTCCACCGCCAGCTTACGCAGCCGGTCGTGCCGTACCGGTGAGAACGTGAAGTCCGCGCCGCCGCGCACCCGCAGCACCTCCAGATTCGGGTACGCGGCCAGCAGTCGGCTGACGTCGCCCACCCGCATCCAGGAGACCTCGCACTCCTCGACGGTGATGTCCCCGAGGAACAGCGCGCGCAGGGCCGGCAGCCGGGGCGCCGCCGCGCAGAGCTGCGGGATCGGGGCGGAGTTGAACGCGGTGTACCCCCAGGAGCCGACGACCAGCGACTCCACCGACGGCCCGGCCGTCGCGACGAACTCCCCGAACGCCCCCTGGAACGGCTCGGACGGCGTGTTCTCGGCGGCGGACTGGTCGAAGTCCCAGCGGGCGAGCCGCCAGGACACCGGGCCGTCCACCGTGGGTAGCGGCTCGCCCAGGGGCACGTCGACCACCGGCCGGCCGGCGAAGGAACTCGCGTGGCTTCCGAACGTCATCGTCGATCACTCCCCGACCGCGGTGAACCGGTACTCCCGGCCGTCGTAGACGCTCGCCTTCTGCGCGTCCGACAGGTCGACCTCGACCCCCGGCAGCGCGTCGACCACCCGCCGCTGCGCCTCCTCGGAGAGGAAGTGGTGGTGCAGGTCGAGCCGTCGCAGGTGGGTCAACGGCTGCCCGGCCAGCAGCGCATCCACGCCCTGGTCGGTCAGCACTCCCATGGACAGGTCGAGCACCGCCAGCCGGGGGACCACCGCCGCGTCGGCCACCGCCGCGACGACCGCGTCCTGCGACTCGCCGTTGCACACCGCCAGGTGCCGCAGGGCCGGCAGGCCGGCGCCGGCCAGCAGCGGGGCCAGGTCCTCGACCGTGGTGTCCCCGCCGTAGTCGGACCGGCCGAGCCAGACGTCCAGCCGTTCCAGGGCCGGCAGCGTGGACTCGCCCACCGCCCGGACCAGCGCCCCGGGCAGCCCACCGGACTCGAAGCGCAGCTCCCGCAGCCCGTCGTGGCGCATGGGGGTCAGCGTCAGTCCGTTGCCGCCGCGCACCCACAGCACCTCCAACGTGGGGTAGGCGGTCAGCAGCGGGGTGATGTCGGTCAGGGTCAGCCAGGAGATCTCGCACTGCTCGGAGACCAGGTCGGCGAGGAAGACCGCCCGCAGCCCGGTCCACTCGGCCGCCGCGTCGACCAGCAGTTCGACCGGCAGTTCCTGTTCGTACGCGGTGCCCCACTCGCCGATCACGACGGCCCGGACCGCCGCCGGAGGCACCTGCTCACGGAACGCCGCCACGAGGGCGGCGAACTCCTCCGGCTCGGCCTCGAAGTCCTCGACCTCCAGCCGCCAGGCCACCGCCGACGGGTCCGCCGGCAGGCTCATCCCCGGTGTGAACGGCACCACCGGTAAGCCGGCGAACGACGACGCGTGCGAACTGATCACGAGAACCTCCGGTCGTACGGGTGGGTCAGCGGCGCGATGCTAATGCCTCGTCATTGAACCTTGACCGGTCGGTTCTGAGAATTGTCGTACCGGTGGTGTTGGCTGGGTCCTATGCCTCGTCGTCGGGATCCGGGTGCGCTGCGGGTGGTGCATCGCACTGCTCGTGTCGGGTTGCGGGTGACGTCGGGGCAGTGGCGGCGGTGTTTCGGGTTGCTGCGGTCGGCCGGTGACGTGTGGGCGTGTGTGCTGGAGGCCAACGCGTGGCGGCGGCGCCGGCGGGACACCCCGTTGACGAGTTACCAGGAGTTGTGTCGGGAGTTGTCAGCTTCGGGCCCGGGCACGTTCGCCGAGTTGGACACCACGGGTGCGCGGTCCGTGTTGCGGCGGTTCTCGGACGCGTGGTTCGCGGCGGCGAAACGCCGTAAGGCTGGTGACGTGTCGGCGCGGTTCCCGCGTCGTCGGCGGGGGTTGGTGCCGGTGCGCTGGTACCACGGCACGTTCACCCTCGACGGCCGCCGCGTGCGTATCCCTACCGCGCGAGGCACCCGGCCGTTGTGGGTACGTCTGGCCCGTGAGGTGCCGTATCCGGCCGAGCAGGTCCGCTCGATCACCCTACTGTGTGAGGGCGGTCGCCTGTTCCTGGACGTCACCGCCGAAGTCCCGATTACGGTCTATCCGCCTGGTGAAGGGCCGGACCCGGCCAGGGTGGCCGGTGTGGACGTGGGCATCATCCATCCGTTCGCGGTGGCCGGGCCTGGTGGGGAGGCGTTGTTGGTGTCGGGGCGGGCGATCCGCGCCGAGCACCGCATGCACCTCGCCGACTCCAAAGCCCGCCGCCGGGCCGTCGCCCGCCGAGCACCGAAACCAGGCCAGCGCGGGTCACGTCGGTGGCGGAAGTATCGGGTGCGGGTCCGTCGGGTGGAGGGCCGCCATCGGCGGCGGGTGCGGCAGGCCCAACACGAAGCCGCCCGCACCGTCATCACCTGGGCCGTCAACCAGCGGGTCGGAGTACTCAAGGTCGGTGACCCGCGCGGCGTTCTCGACCTGCCGTCCGGGCGGCGGCACAACCTGCGGCTACGGCAGTGGCAGATCGGCCGCCTCCTACAGATCCTCGCCGACAAGGCCACCCTCGCCGGTATCACCGTGCACCTGGTGGACGAGCGCGGCACCTCCTCCACCTGCCCCGCCTGCCGCAAGCGGGTGCCGAAGCCGCGTGGACGGACCCT
The nucleotide sequence above comes from Micromonospora pallida. Encoded proteins:
- a CDS encoding STM4015 family protein, with the translated sequence MTFGSHASSFAGRPVVDVPLGEPLPTVDGPVSWRLARWDFDQSAAENTPSEPFQGAFGEFVATAGPSVESLVVGSWGYTAFNSAPIPQLCAAAPRLPALRALFLGDITVEECEVSWMRVGDVSRLLAAYPNLEVLRVRGGADFTFSPVRHDRLRKLAVESGGLSRTFVQAVFDSELPALTDLELWLGTPAYGGDTTVSDLAPLLAGERFPALRRLGLCNAEIADDLAEALSTAAVVSRLERLDLSLGTLGERGAAALLAGQSLTHLAELDLQHHFLPEEVAAALVAALPGVRVDVSDPRQEDEYKGERYRYTAVSE
- a CDS encoding STM4015 family protein — protein: MISSHASSFAGLPVVPFTPGMSLPADPSAVAWRLEVEDFEAEPEEFAALVAAFREQVPPAAVRAVVIGEWGTAYEQELPVELLVDAAAEWTGLRAVFLADLVSEQCEISWLTLTDITPLLTAYPTLEVLWVRGGNGLTLTPMRHDGLRELRFESGGLPGALVRAVGESTLPALERLDVWLGRSDYGGDTTVEDLAPLLAGAGLPALRHLAVCNGESQDAVVAAVADAAVVPRLAVLDLSMGVLTDQGVDALLAGQPLTHLRRLDLHHHFLSEEAQRRVVDALPGVEVDLSDAQKASVYDGREYRFTAVGE
- a CDS encoding RNA-guided endonuclease InsQ/TnpB family protein, producing the protein MPRRRDPGALRVVHRTARVGLRVTSGQWRRCFGLLRSAGDVWACVLEANAWRRRRRDTPLTSYQELCRELSASGPGTFAELDTTGARSVLRRFSDAWFAAAKRRKAGDVSARFPRRRRGLVPVRWYHGTFTLDGRRVRIPTARGTRPLWVRLAREVPYPAEQVRSITLLCEGGRLFLDVTAEVPITVYPPGEGPDPARVAGVDVGIIHPFAVAGPGGEALLVSGRAIRAEHRMHLADSKARRRAVARRAPKPGQRGSRRWRKYRVRVRRVEGRHRRRVRQAQHEAARTVITWAVNQRVGVLKVGDPRGVLDLPSGRRHNLRLRQWQIGRLLQILADKATLAGITVHLVDERGTSSTCPACRKRVPKPRGRTLTCPHCQFSGHRDVVAAASIATRTPGGGPTTTGTHVVLPGVVTHRRAGRHLPGVGRSRRDPRRPPGGARARMARCGPPHQPVVGSRSPNQRGSTTHHRKPGER